The Streptomyces sp. RKAG293 genome includes a region encoding these proteins:
- the groL gene encoding chaperonin GroEL (60 kDa chaperone family; promotes refolding of misfolded polypeptides especially under stressful conditions; forms two stacked rings of heptamers to form a barrel-shaped 14mer; ends can be capped by GroES; misfolded proteins enter the barrel where they are refolded when GroES binds), with the protein MAKIIAFNEEARRGLERGMNQLADAVKVTLGPKGRNVVLEKKWGAPTITNDGVSIAKEIELEDPYEKIGAELVKEVAKKTDDVAGDGTTTATVLAQALVKEGLRNVAAGANPMALKRGIEKAVEAVSAQLLEQAKDVETKEQIASTASISAADTQIGELIAEAMDKVGKEGVITVEESQTFGLELELTEGMRFDKGFISAYFATDLERMESSLDDPYILIVNSKIGSVKDLLPLLEKVMQSGKPLLIIAEDVEGEALSTLVVNKIRGTFKSVAVKAPGFGDRRKAMLGDIAILTGGTVISEEVGLKLENAGLDLLGRARKVVITKDETTIVDGSGEADQVAGRVNQIRAEIENSDSDYDREKLQERLAKLAGGVAVIKAGAATEVELKERKHRIEDAVRNAKAAVEEGIVAGGGVALIQAAVAFEKLELEGDEATGAAIVKLALEAPLKQIAVNGGLEGGVVVEKVRNLPIGHGLNAATGEYVDMIAEGIIDPAKVTRSALQNAASIAALFLTTEAVIADKPEKAGAGAGAGGGMPGGDMDF; encoded by the coding sequence ATGGCCAAGATCATCGCGTTCAACGAGGAAGCTCGGCGCGGCCTCGAGCGCGGGATGAACCAGCTCGCCGACGCCGTCAAGGTCACCCTCGGCCCGAAGGGCCGCAACGTCGTCCTCGAGAAGAAGTGGGGCGCCCCCACGATCACCAACGATGGTGTTTCCATCGCCAAGGAGATCGAGCTCGAGGACCCGTACGAGAAGATCGGCGCCGAGCTGGTCAAGGAAGTCGCGAAGAAGACCGACGACGTCGCCGGTGACGGCACGACGACCGCGACCGTTCTCGCCCAGGCCCTCGTCAAGGAAGGCCTCCGCAACGTAGCCGCGGGCGCCAACCCGATGGCCCTCAAGCGCGGCATCGAGAAGGCCGTCGAGGCCGTCTCCGCCCAGCTGCTCGAGCAGGCCAAGGACGTGGAGACCAAGGAGCAGATCGCTTCGACGGCCTCCATCTCCGCCGCCGACACCCAGATCGGCGAGCTCATCGCCGAGGCGATGGACAAGGTCGGCAAGGAAGGCGTCATCACCGTCGAGGAGTCGCAGACCTTCGGGCTCGAGCTTGAGCTCACCGAGGGCATGCGCTTCGACAAGGGCTTCATCTCCGCCTACTTCGCGACCGACCTGGAGCGTATGGAGTCGTCCCTCGACGACCCGTACATCCTGATCGTCAACTCGAAGATCGGGTCCGTGAAGGACCTGCTCCCGCTCCTCGAGAAGGTCATGCAGTCCGGCAAGCCGCTGCTGATCATCGCCGAGGACGTCGAGGGCGAGGCGCTCTCCACCCTCGTCGTCAACAAGATCCGTGGCACCTTCAAGTCCGTCGCCGTCAAGGCTCCGGGCTTCGGTGACCGCCGCAAGGCCATGCTCGGCGACATCGCCATCCTCACCGGTGGCACCGTCATCTCCGAGGAGGTCGGCCTCAAGCTGGAGAACGCCGGTCTCGACCTGCTCGGCCGTGCCCGCAAGGTCGTCATCACCAAGGACGAGACCACGATCGTGGACGGATCCGGCGAGGCCGACCAGGTTGCCGGTCGCGTCAACCAGATCCGTGCCGAGATCGAGAACTCGGACTCGGACTACGACCGCGAGAAGCTCCAGGAGCGCCTGGCGAAGCTCGCGGGCGGCGTGGCCGTCATCAAGGCCGGCGCCGCGACGGAGGTTGAGCTCAAGGAGCGCAAGCACCGTATCGAGGACGCCGTTCGCAACGCGAAGGCCGCCGTCGAAGAGGGCATCGTCGCCGGTGGTGGCGTCGCTCTCATCCAGGCCGCCGTCGCGTTCGAGAAGCTCGAGCTCGAAGGTGACGAGGCGACCGGCGCCGCGATCGTGAAGCTGGCCCTCGAGGCCCCGCTGAAGCAGATCGCCGTCAACGGTGGCCTCGAAGGTGGCGTCGTTGTGGAGAAGGTCCGCAACCTGCCCATCGGTCACGGCCTGAACGCCGCGACCGGCGAGTACGTCGACATGATCGCCGAAGGCATCATCGACCCCGCCAAGGTCACGCGCTCCGCGCTGCAGAACGCGGCCTCCATCGCCGCGCTCTTCCTCACCACGGAAGCCGTCATCGCCGACAAGCCCGAGAAGGCCGGAGCCGGCGCCGGCGCCGGTGGCGGCATGCCCGGTGGCGACATGGACTTCTGA
- a CDS encoding cold-shock protein, whose product MAQGTVKWFNAEKGYGFIAVDGGADVFVHYSAIQMDGYRTLEEGQRVEFEISQGQKGPQADMVRLAG is encoded by the coding sequence ATGGCTCAGGGCACCGTCAAGTGGTTCAACGCGGAGAAGGGCTACGGCTTCATCGCGGTCGACGGTGGTGCGGATGTTTTCGTCCACTACAGCGCGATCCAGATGGACGGCTACCGCACCCTCGAGGAAGGCCAGCGGGTCGAGTTCGAGATCTCGCAAGGTCAGAAGGGGCCGCAGGCAGACATGGTCCGCCTGGCCGGCTGA
- a CDS encoding ubiquitin-like small modifier protein 1 encodes MSASVRIPTILRTYTGGQSEVPAEGSTLSEILESLEKNHTGISARVLDDTGKLRRFVNVYVNDDDVRFSEGLQTSVPDGANVSIIPAVAGG; translated from the coding sequence ATGAGTGCTTCTGTTCGTATTCCGACCATTCTCCGCACCTATACCGGCGGCCAGTCGGAAGTCCCGGCCGAGGGTTCGACGCTCTCCGAGATCCTTGAGTCGCTGGAGAAGAACCACACGGGTATTTCGGCGCGCGTTCTCGACGACACGGGCAAGCTGCGTCGCTTTGTGAACGTCTATGTGAATGACGACGACGTGCGCTTTTCCGAAGGTCTGCAGACCTCGGTTCCGGACGGCGCGAATGTCTCGATCATTCCGGCGGTAGCCGGAGGCTGA
- the thrC gene encoding threonine synthase, translated as MAVQTIDNTTEATPDTGPAFGPAVALSCRECGERVPLGPVFACQECFGPLEVAYDLPTGDPEALRKQIESGPANIWRYAPLLPVPADVVDKPNLNPGWTKLVKADNLARELGVTGGLYVKDDSGNPTHSFKDRVVAIALEAARTFGLTTLSCSSTGNLAGAVGAAAARAGFRSCVFIPHDLEAGKVVMAAVYGGELVGIEGNYDDVNRFCSELIGDPIGEDWGFVNVNLRPYYGEGSKTLAYEICEQLGWRLPDQIVIPIASGSQLTKIDKGLQELIKLGLVEEKPYKIYGAQAEGCSPVSAAFKAGLDVVRPVKPDTIAKSLAIGNPADGPYVLDIARRTGGAVEDVTDEQCVAAIKLLARTEGIFAETAGGVTVGVLQKLIETGQLDPALETVVLNTGDGLKTLDAVAPTTGPTAVIRPTLAAFREAGLA; from the coding sequence ATGGCTGTGCAGACCATCGACAACACCACTGAAGCCACCCCGGACACCGGACCCGCTTTCGGACCCGCCGTAGCGCTCTCCTGCCGCGAGTGCGGAGAACGCGTTCCGCTCGGTCCGGTCTTCGCGTGCCAGGAGTGTTTCGGGCCGCTCGAAGTGGCCTACGACCTCCCCACCGGTGACCCGGAAGCGCTGCGCAAGCAGATCGAGTCCGGCCCGGCGAACATCTGGCGCTACGCGCCGCTGCTGCCCGTTCCGGCGGACGTGGTCGACAAGCCCAATCTGAACCCGGGCTGGACCAAGCTCGTCAAGGCCGACAACCTGGCCCGCGAGCTGGGCGTCACCGGCGGCCTGTACGTCAAGGACGACTCCGGCAACCCGACGCACTCCTTCAAGGACCGCGTCGTCGCCATCGCCCTGGAGGCCGCCCGCACCTTCGGCCTCACGACGCTCTCCTGCTCCTCCACGGGCAACCTGGCGGGTGCCGTCGGCGCCGCCGCCGCCCGTGCCGGGTTCCGCTCCTGTGTGTTCATCCCGCACGACCTGGAGGCCGGCAAGGTCGTCATGGCCGCGGTGTACGGCGGCGAGCTGGTCGGCATCGAGGGCAACTACGACGATGTGAACCGGTTCTGCTCCGAACTGATCGGCGACCCGATCGGCGAGGACTGGGGCTTCGTCAACGTCAATCTGCGTCCGTACTACGGCGAGGGCTCCAAGACCCTGGCGTACGAGATCTGCGAGCAGCTCGGCTGGCGGCTGCCGGACCAGATCGTCATCCCCATCGCGTCCGGATCGCAGCTCACGAAGATCGACAAGGGCCTGCAGGAGCTGATCAAGCTCGGGCTGGTCGAGGAGAAGCCCTACAAGATCTACGGTGCGCAGGCCGAGGGCTGCTCCCCGGTCTCCGCGGCCTTCAAGGCCGGCCTCGATGTGGTGCGCCCGGTGAAGCCGGACACCATCGCCAAGTCGCTGGCGATCGGCAACCCGGCCGACGGCCCGTACGTGCTCGACATCGCCCGCCGCACCGGCGGAGCGGTCGAGGACGTCACCGACGAGCAGTGTGTGGCCGCGATCAAGCTGCTGGCCAGGACCGAGGGGATCTTCGCCGAGACCGCGGGCGGGGTGACGGTCGGTGTGCTGCAGAAGCTCATCGAGACCGGTCAGCTCGACCCGGCCCTGGAGACCGTCGTCCTCAACACCGGTGACGGCCTGAAGACCCTCGACGCGGTCGCTCCGACCACCGGCCCGACCGCCGTCATCCGCCCGACCCTTGCCGCGTTCCGAGAGGCTGGCCTCGCATGA
- a CDS encoding trehalose-6-phosphate synthase — MVAHRAAPILVASNRGPVSYTLGENGTLTAKRGGGGLVSGLSAIGPDAGAVWVCAAMSEGDREAVRRGEGDAQTRMLGIEPDVFAAAYNSIANSVLWFVHHLLFQTHLEPLFDEDFRQDWASYETYNAAFADALAEEAAEGATVLVQDYHLSLAPAMLRERRPDLRIGHFSHTPWAPPDYYRLLPDDIGAQLLTGILGADRAAFLTRRWAEAFAACCADVLGADVGQDAAGELTVTHEGRTTRIGVHGLGADADFLRERSHRDDVEERLAALRSDIGPGRRTIVRVDRTELSKNIVRGFLAYRQLLTEHPEWRERVVHIAFAYPSRHDLAVYREYTAEVQRVADEINADFGTADWQPLLLHVKDDFARSLAAYRLADVALVNPIRDGMNLVAKEIPVVSDDGVVLVLSREAGAFEELGDDSLVVNPYDLRSTARALHDALTMPNDERAERTKRLAAAATALPPEQWFLAQLSALE; from the coding sequence ATGGTCGCTCACCGCGCAGCCCCGATCCTCGTCGCCTCCAACCGCGGGCCCGTCTCGTACACCCTCGGAGAGAACGGCACGCTGACCGCCAAGCGCGGCGGCGGCGGGCTGGTCTCCGGCCTCAGCGCGATCGGCCCCGACGCCGGCGCCGTCTGGGTGTGCGCCGCCATGAGCGAGGGCGACCGCGAAGCGGTCCGCCGCGGCGAGGGCGACGCGCAGACGCGCATGCTCGGCATCGAGCCGGACGTCTTCGCCGCCGCCTACAACTCCATCGCCAACTCCGTGCTGTGGTTCGTCCACCACCTGCTCTTCCAGACCCACCTGGAACCCCTCTTCGACGAGGACTTCCGGCAGGACTGGGCCTCCTACGAGACGTACAACGCCGCCTTCGCGGACGCGCTCGCCGAGGAGGCCGCGGAGGGCGCCACCGTCCTCGTGCAGGACTACCACCTGTCGCTGGCCCCCGCGATGCTGCGCGAGCGCCGGCCCGACCTCCGCATCGGGCACTTCTCGCACACCCCGTGGGCGCCGCCGGACTACTACCGCCTGCTGCCCGACGACATCGGCGCGCAGCTCCTCACCGGCATCCTCGGCGCCGACCGCGCCGCGTTCCTCACCCGGCGGTGGGCCGAGGCCTTCGCCGCCTGCTGCGCGGACGTGCTCGGCGCGGACGTCGGCCAGGACGCCGCCGGGGAGCTGACCGTCACCCACGAGGGCCGCACCACCCGGATCGGCGTGCACGGCCTCGGCGCCGACGCCGACTTCCTGCGGGAGCGCTCGCACCGGGACGACGTCGAGGAGCGGCTGGCCGCCCTGCGCTCCGACATCGGCCCCGGCCGCCGCACGATCGTCCGCGTCGACCGCACCGAGCTCTCCAAGAACATCGTGCGCGGCTTCCTCGCGTACCGGCAGCTGCTCACCGAGCACCCGGAGTGGCGCGAGCGCGTCGTGCACATCGCCTTCGCCTACCCGTCGCGGCACGATCTCGCGGTGTACCGCGAGTACACCGCCGAAGTGCAGCGCGTCGCCGACGAGATCAACGCGGACTTCGGCACGGCCGACTGGCAGCCGCTCCTCCTGCACGTCAAGGACGACTTCGCGCGCTCCCTGGCCGCGTACCGTCTGGCCGACGTGGCACTGGTGAACCCGATCCGCGACGGCATGAACCTCGTGGCGAAGGAGATCCCGGTCGTCTCCGACGACGGGGTCGTGCTGGTCCTCTCCCGCGAGGCGGGAGCGTTCGAGGAGCTCGGCGACGACTCCCTGGTCGTGAACCCGTACGACCTGCGCTCCACGGCCCGCGCCCTGCACGACGCCCTCACGATGCCGAACGACGAGCGCGCCGAGCGAACGAAGCGCCTCGCGGCAGCGGCGACGGCACTGCCGCCGGAGCAGTGGTTCCTGGCGCAACTGTCCGCGCTGGAGTAG
- a CDS encoding RHS repeat-associated core domain-containing protein produces the protein MANRPTDWHVLDLDRDPVPGDPFEVKELARKLGDFADDVSSALRSVKGLSGNNAVQDWAGLAGDAYREQFGDLPGELTKLEKSYRLASGALETYWPKLETAQADADRALAQGRTARQDLDAAKTTQGTANDWVKRAGDKSKEYQADPKPGVEPPSADEVRTATRNALDASNAQKSANTAVHDAQQRLDAAKELAAQAAHLRDTAASTAEHALHEASDAGIKNKHWWEKAVDWVADHWDDIVAVCKVIVAVLGIVVMIIGGPLAWIVLAAALVVLADTLVKYAQGKASLWDVAFAALDCIPMFKGLTTAGGLLKMAKSLPKLMKGMGSHLGDLAGAFRKGLSGLRKEGKALDGKPCELDPIDVATGDVLLVQADVSLPGVLPFLLKRVHVSSYRAGRRFGASWASTVDQRLVIDDQGVIFHAEDGSTLYYPVPVSNGMTLPVVGPQWPLAWDGTPGGPITITDIAAGHILHFDPSGPKLPPTDPQTMELPLRTLTDRNGNRIDFDHADDGSLAEIRHSAGYRVQVETTNSRITELRLLGGSDRPVLQRFAYDDAGRLIKAYGATGHPLVFSYDAEGRITGWTDRSDTAYTYSYDDQGRCVRAEGSGGFLSGSLAYDDETRTTRVTDSLGHAKTFTMNEAYQLVSETDSLGNLTLRSWDSQDRLLSLTDPLGRTTLYEYDSAGNPVTVTRPDGATATTQYNDLGLPVRVKDFDGSCWERGYDERGNLLTVTDPVRATTTYGRNDQGHLISVTDALGSTAYIDTDHAGLPVAVTDALGAVTRYQRDPDGRIARVTDAGGASTVLEWGDEGRPRRRVLPDGSAEHWEYNDEGNLVAHTDTTGSTTRYEIGHFGLVRARTEPDGSRLEFSYDTELRLTEVVNAQGLTWSYTHDEAGRVIRETDFNTRTLDYLYDASGRLVRRSPDTGPPTLYGRDELGRIVDRRTGDSITVFERDALGRIVRTTNSDAELAFELDPAGRVLSESCNGRTLTNDYDVLGRRTRRSTPSGVVGTWDFDAGHRPVSLHTAGRTLSFAHDHAGRETERHLSDTISLTHAWDANGRLVSQDLTRTDFSSSGPSAQRLLQQRAYSYRSDGRITAIEDLHTGTRRFDLDPAGRVTAVHGAGWREEYAYDAAGNLTHAAWPGESDAQGDRAFEGTLVRRAGRNHYTYDDLGRVVRRSRKLLSGGSRTWTYAWNGDNQLTSLITPDGARWRYLYDPLGRRIGKHRIAVDGTSVLERTDFTWDGTRLAERIVAGSDAGGASRITTWEWDPASHRAMTQTDRSSPRDVLDAPQDEIDERFYAIVTDSVGTPTEMVDARGHIAWRSRATVWGVPARGEHDETGAEDGSGAGADCPLRFPGQYLDTESGLHYNLHRYYAPETARYQTPDPLGLLPAPDPYAYIRNPLSWTDPLGLACDDFPIYRSPKKVDEAYERAHGPNPANHRPTPDTDGKAYFGEHSVAAEYQGIGSYADGMVRYDMDPKFLTEFEDCIHRYDWKGPGGKPRIEFAIPAARLDRFNELTRNRTWMPMSGGS, from the coding sequence GTGGCGAATCGTCCGACGGATTGGCATGTGCTGGATCTGGACCGGGATCCGGTGCCGGGTGATCCGTTCGAGGTGAAGGAACTCGCCCGCAAGCTGGGCGACTTCGCCGACGATGTCTCGTCGGCGCTGCGGTCGGTCAAGGGCCTGAGCGGCAACAACGCGGTCCAGGACTGGGCCGGGCTGGCGGGGGACGCCTACCGGGAGCAGTTCGGGGATCTGCCGGGCGAGTTGACCAAGCTGGAGAAGTCCTACCGGCTGGCGTCCGGGGCGTTGGAGACGTACTGGCCGAAGCTGGAGACCGCGCAGGCCGACGCCGACCGCGCGCTGGCCCAGGGCCGTACCGCCCGGCAGGACCTGGACGCCGCCAAGACCACCCAGGGCACCGCGAACGACTGGGTCAAACGCGCCGGGGACAAGTCCAAGGAGTACCAGGCCGACCCGAAGCCGGGCGTGGAGCCGCCGTCCGCCGATGAGGTCCGCACCGCCACCCGCAACGCGTTGGACGCCTCGAACGCGCAGAAGTCCGCCAACACCGCCGTCCACGACGCCCAGCAACGCCTGGACGCGGCGAAGGAGCTCGCCGCTCAGGCGGCCCATTTGCGGGACACCGCCGCGTCGACCGCGGAGCACGCCCTGCACGAGGCGTCGGACGCGGGCATCAAGAACAAGCACTGGTGGGAGAAGGCGGTCGACTGGGTCGCCGACCACTGGGACGACATCGTCGCCGTCTGCAAGGTCATCGTCGCCGTCCTCGGCATCGTCGTCATGATCATCGGCGGCCCGCTGGCCTGGATCGTGCTGGCCGCCGCCCTCGTCGTCCTCGCCGACACCCTCGTCAAATACGCGCAAGGCAAGGCATCGCTCTGGGATGTGGCGTTCGCCGCCCTGGACTGCATCCCGATGTTCAAGGGCCTCACCACCGCCGGCGGCCTGCTCAAGATGGCCAAGAGCCTGCCGAAGCTGATGAAGGGCATGGGCAGTCACCTCGGCGACCTCGCCGGCGCCTTCCGGAAGGGCTTGTCAGGACTCCGCAAGGAGGGGAAGGCCCTCGACGGCAAGCCGTGCGAACTCGACCCGATCGATGTCGCCACTGGCGACGTTCTGCTGGTCCAGGCGGATGTGTCCCTGCCAGGCGTGCTGCCGTTCCTGCTGAAACGCGTGCACGTGTCGTCCTATCGCGCGGGTCGGCGGTTCGGAGCGTCCTGGGCTTCAACCGTCGATCAGCGGTTGGTGATCGACGACCAGGGAGTGATCTTCCACGCCGAAGACGGGTCGACCCTGTACTACCCGGTCCCGGTGTCCAACGGCATGACCCTGCCCGTCGTGGGACCGCAGTGGCCGCTGGCCTGGGACGGCACGCCTGGCGGCCCGATCACCATCACGGACATCGCGGCCGGTCACATACTGCACTTCGATCCGTCCGGGCCGAAGCTGCCCCCGACAGATCCACAGACCATGGAGCTACCGCTCCGGACTCTGACGGATCGCAATGGCAACCGCATCGACTTCGACCACGCCGACGACGGCTCACTCGCCGAGATCCGGCACAGCGCGGGCTACCGGGTTCAGGTCGAGACGACGAACAGCCGCATCACGGAACTTCGCCTGCTGGGCGGTTCGGACAGGCCCGTTCTTCAGCGCTTCGCGTACGACGACGCGGGCCGTCTCATCAAGGCGTACGGCGCGACGGGACATCCACTCGTCTTCTCCTACGATGCCGAAGGCCGGATCACCGGCTGGACCGACCGGAGCGACACCGCCTACACGTATTCCTACGATGACCAGGGCAGGTGCGTCCGCGCCGAGGGCTCCGGCGGGTTTCTGTCCGGCTCGCTGGCCTATGACGATGAGACGCGCACTACTCGTGTGACGGACTCACTCGGCCACGCGAAGACGTTCACGATGAACGAGGCGTATCAACTCGTCTCGGAGACCGACTCGCTGGGCAATCTCACGCTGCGTTCCTGGGACAGCCAGGACAGGTTGCTGTCGCTCACCGACCCACTCGGCCGCACGACGCTTTACGAGTACGACTCCGCCGGCAATCCGGTCACGGTCACCCGTCCGGACGGAGCGACCGCCACCACGCAGTACAACGACCTGGGGCTTCCGGTCCGCGTCAAGGACTTCGATGGTTCCTGTTGGGAGCGCGGTTACGACGAGCGGGGCAACCTGCTGACCGTCACGGACCCCGTTCGCGCCACGACCACGTACGGCCGCAATGATCAAGGGCATCTGATATCGGTCACGGACGCGCTCGGATCCACGGCGTACATCGACACGGACCATGCCGGGCTGCCGGTGGCGGTCACCGACGCGCTGGGCGCCGTGACCCGGTATCAGCGCGATCCTGACGGCCGGATCGCTCGCGTCACCGACGCGGGAGGTGCGTCCACAGTCCTGGAGTGGGGAGACGAGGGCCGGCCTCGGCGCCGGGTGCTGCCGGACGGCAGCGCCGAGCACTGGGAGTACAACGACGAGGGCAACCTGGTTGCCCATACTGATACGACAGGCAGCACCACCCGGTACGAGATCGGTCACTTCGGCCTGGTCCGCGCGCGCACCGAACCGGACGGTTCCCGACTGGAGTTCAGCTATGACACGGAGCTGCGGCTTACAGAGGTCGTCAACGCGCAAGGCTTGACCTGGTCTTACACCCATGACGAAGCGGGCCGCGTCATTCGCGAAACCGACTTCAACACCAGGACACTGGACTATCTGTACGACGCGTCGGGCAGGCTCGTCCGGCGTTCCCCGGACACCGGTCCGCCCACTCTCTACGGACGGGATGAACTCGGCCGGATCGTCGACCGGCGCACGGGTGACTCCATCACCGTGTTCGAGCGCGACGCGCTCGGCCGGATCGTACGCACCACCAATTCCGACGCGGAACTCGCCTTCGAACTGGACCCAGCCGGACGCGTCCTCAGTGAATCCTGCAACGGTCGGACCCTCACCAACGACTACGACGTACTGGGCCGGCGAACACGCCGCAGCACTCCCTCCGGGGTCGTGGGCACGTGGGACTTCGATGCCGGTCACCGTCCGGTGTCCTTGCACACCGCAGGCCGGACCCTCTCCTTCGCCCACGATCACGCCGGGCGGGAGACCGAGCGGCACCTGTCGGACACCATCAGCCTCACACATGCCTGGGACGCGAACGGCCGCCTCGTCTCCCAGGACCTCACCCGAACGGACTTCAGCTCCTCCGGTCCCTCCGCACAGCGCCTCCTGCAACAGCGCGCCTACAGCTACAGGTCCGATGGCCGCATCACTGCCATCGAGGATCTTCACACCGGCACACGGCGCTTCGACCTCGACCCGGCCGGCCGGGTCACAGCTGTGCATGGTGCCGGCTGGCGTGAGGAGTACGCCTACGACGCGGCCGGGAACCTGACCCATGCCGCGTGGCCCGGGGAATCGGACGCGCAGGGCGACCGTGCCTTCGAGGGCACCTTGGTCCGCAGGGCGGGCCGCAACCACTACACCTACGACGACCTCGGACGCGTCGTCAGGCGGAGCCGGAAACTGCTGTCGGGAGGCAGTCGGACGTGGACGTACGCCTGGAACGGCGACAACCAGTTGACCTCCCTCATCACACCCGATGGCGCGCGGTGGCGCTACCTCTACGATCCGCTCGGCCGACGTATCGGCAAACACCGGATCGCCGTGGACGGGACGTCGGTGCTGGAGCGTACAGACTTCACCTGGGACGGGACGCGGCTCGCCGAGCGGATCGTTGCCGGATCCGACGCTGGCGGGGCGAGCCGCATCACGACCTGGGAATGGGATCCCGCGTCGCATCGCGCCATGACCCAGACCGACCGTTCGTCGCCCCGGGATGTCCTGGACGCGCCCCAGGACGAGATCGACGAGCGCTTCTACGCCATCGTCACCGACTCGGTGGGCACCCCCACCGAGATGGTCGACGCCCGTGGACACATCGCGTGGAGATCGCGGGCCACGGTGTGGGGTGTACCCGCTCGGGGTGAGCACGACGAGACCGGTGCCGAGGATGGAAGCGGCGCCGGGGCGGACTGTCCGCTGCGGTTCCCGGGGCAGTACCTCGACACCGAGAGCGGTCTGCACTACAACCTTCACCGCTACTATGCGCCGGAGACGGCCCGCTATCAGACGCCGGACCCTCTCGGCCTGCTGCCGGCACCCGATCCCTACGCGTACATCCGCAACCCGCTCTCGTGGACAGATCCGCTCGGCCTGGCCTGCGACGATTTCCCCATCTACCGGTCGCCGAAGAAGGTTGACGAGGCGTACGAGCGTGCCCACGGCCCGAATCCTGCCAATCACCGGCCCACTCCCGACACCGATGGGAAGGCCTACTTCGGCGAGCACAGTGTCGCCGCGGAGTACCAGGGGATCGGAAGCTACGCCGACGGCATGGTCCGCTACGACATGGACCCCAAGTTCCTTACCGAGTTCGAGGACTGCATCCACCGATACGACTGGAAGGGCCCGGGCGGCAAGCCACGCATCGAGTTCGCCATCCCGGCGGCCAGACTCGACCGGTTCAATGAACTCACCAGGAATCGCACCTGGATGCCGATGAGTGGAGGCAGCTGA
- the otsB gene encoding trehalose-phosphatase produces MSSHLLTSSTSDGKEGLAAFLANPERAVVALDFDGTLAPIVPDPESARAHPGAVPALARLAPHLGAVAVITGRPAGVAVRYGGFAGVPGLERLVVLGHYGAERWDAVSGEVKSAGDHSGVDAVRAELPGFLDRIGAWRGTWIEDKGRAVAVHTRRTENPEAAFEALRDPLNELAARHGLIVEPGRLVLELRPPGMDKGVALASYLREADAGSVLYAGDDLGDLAAFGAVERLRGEGLPGILVCSGTASGEVPPELVARSDLVVDGPKGVVDLLNALADALG; encoded by the coding sequence ATGAGCAGTCACCTGCTGACCTCGTCCACGTCCGACGGCAAGGAAGGGCTCGCGGCGTTCCTCGCGAACCCCGAACGTGCTGTGGTCGCCCTCGATTTCGACGGCACCCTGGCGCCGATCGTGCCCGACCCCGAGAGCGCCCGCGCCCACCCGGGCGCGGTGCCCGCACTCGCCCGGCTCGCCCCTCACCTGGGGGCGGTGGCCGTGATCACCGGCCGCCCGGCGGGCGTCGCGGTCCGGTACGGCGGCTTCGCCGGCGTGCCGGGACTGGAGCGGCTCGTCGTCCTCGGCCACTACGGCGCGGAACGCTGGGACGCGGTCAGCGGCGAGGTGAAGTCCGCGGGCGACCACTCCGGCGTCGACGCGGTACGGGCCGAGCTGCCCGGCTTCCTCGACCGGATCGGCGCCTGGCGCGGCACCTGGATAGAGGACAAGGGACGCGCGGTCGCCGTCCACACCCGCCGCACCGAGAACCCCGAAGCCGCGTTCGAAGCCCTCCGCGACCCCCTGAACGAACTCGCCGCCCGCCACGGCCTCATCGTCGAGCCCGGCCGCCTCGTCCTGGAGCTGCGGCCCCCCGGCATGGACAAGGGCGTCGCCCTCGCCTCCTACCTCCGCGAGGCCGACGCCGGCTCGGTGCTCTACGCCGGCGACGACCTCGGCGACCTCGCCGCCTTCGGCGCCGTCGAACGCCTCCGCGGCGAAGGCCTCCCCGGCATCCTCGTCTGCAGCGGCACCGCCTCCGGCGAGGTCCCCCCAGAACTCGTCGCCCGCTCCGACCTCGTCGTCGACGGCCCGAAGGGCGTGGTGGACCTCCTCAACGCACTGGCGGACGCGCTGGGGTAA
- a CDS encoding DUF3263 domain-containing protein: MESENGSGGLTGQDRAVLDLAARTWAGPGAKERAIREQLGMSATRYYQLLNALLDDARALAHDPVTVNRLRRARDTRRDAR; this comes from the coding sequence GTGGAGAGCGAGAACGGGAGCGGGGGCCTGACGGGCCAGGACCGGGCCGTCCTCGACCTCGCCGCCCGCACCTGGGCGGGCCCCGGGGCGAAGGAACGCGCCATCAGGGAGCAGCTGGGCATGTCGGCCACCCGCTACTACCAGCTCCTCAATGCCCTCCTCGACGACGCCCGGGCACTCGCCCACGACCCGGTGACCGTCAACCGGCTGCGCCGCGCCCGGGACACCCGCCGCGATGCGCGCTGA